The Selenihalanaerobacter shriftii genome has a segment encoding these proteins:
- a CDS encoding flagellar basal body P-ring protein FlgI, giving the protein MRRNKVVTILIMVLVLHSLLSLPLIAKVQDSYLNNPLVRVKDITRIQGVRDNQLLGYGLVVGLSGSGDSSSSEATVRSIANMLKKFGVNVNSNQVESENIAAVMVTAELPPFSRPGDRVDLNVSSIGDAESLQGGTLLMTPLTGPNQKEVYAMGQGPISIGGFNASQGGNSVRKNHTTVGMIPNGGIIEREVRTDFMNKGEITLLLDNPDFATAQRIAEAVNQRYGYNSDGNNFAQALDPGRVEVTVPSYFKDRSVSFIAEINKLPVRPDTEAKVVINERTGTIVMGHNVRISTISVAHGNLTITISTQEEVDQPPPLSEGETEKTQNTDVSAKEEKSNLLVVPKGSTISDVVKALNGVGATPRDTIAILQAIKQAGALHAKLEIM; this is encoded by the coding sequence ATTAATTATGGTTTTAGTTTTACATTCATTATTATCTCTGCCGCTGATAGCTAAGGTACAAGATAGTTACCTTAATAATCCATTAGTTAGAGTTAAAGATATTACTAGAATTCAAGGAGTTAGAGATAATCAGTTACTCGGTTATGGTTTAGTAGTTGGCTTAAGCGGGAGTGGTGATAGTAGTAGTTCTGAAGCTACTGTACGTTCAATTGCTAATATGTTAAAGAAATTTGGAGTTAATGTTAATTCAAATCAAGTTGAATCTGAAAATATAGCTGCTGTAATGGTGACAGCTGAGTTGCCGCCTTTTAGTAGACCGGGAGATAGGGTAGATCTAAATGTTTCCTCTATTGGTGATGCTGAAAGTTTACAAGGTGGTACTTTATTAATGACTCCATTAACTGGGCCTAATCAGAAAGAAGTTTATGCAATGGGCCAGGGACCAATATCCATTGGAGGATTTAATGCCAGTCAAGGAGGAAATTCTGTTCGAAAAAATCATACTACTGTAGGAATGATCCCTAATGGTGGTATTATAGAACGAGAAGTTAGAACTGATTTTATGAATAAAGGTGAAATAACTTTATTATTAGATAATCCTGATTTTGCAACTGCTCAGCGAATTGCTGAAGCAGTTAATCAACGTTATGGGTATAATTCGGATGGTAATAACTTTGCTCAAGCTTTAGATCCAGGTCGAGTTGAAGTTACAGTACCTAGTTATTTTAAAGATAGATCGGTTAGTTTCATAGCTGAGATTAATAAATTACCGGTTAGGCCAGATACTGAGGCTAAAGTAGTGATTAATGAAAGAACTGGTACTATAGTAATGGGTCATAATGTAAGAATTTCTACTATTTCAGTAGCCCATGGGAATTTAACAATTACTATTTCTACGCAAGAAGAGGTTGATCAACCTCCTCCATTATCAGAAGGTGAGACTGAAAAGACTCAAAATACTGATGTTAGTGCTAAAGAAGAGAAGAGTAATTTATTAGTGGTTCCTAAAGGTTCTACTATTTCAGATGTAGTCAAGGCTTTAAATGGGGTAGGTGCTACTCCACGGGATACTATAGCAATTTTACAGGCTATTAAGCAGGCTGGCGCTTTACATGCTAAGTTAGAAATTATGTAA
- a CDS encoding rod-binding protein, with protein MKISSNQSLRLLQTKNDLQRSKREVNNFKQSLQKAEQVMQSEKERETKLREVSKKFSALFVGLMLKEMRKTIPKSGYLNGGLKEDIFRERLDQKYAQEISRSQQLDMAEVLYKQLNQKIE; from the coding sequence ATGAAAATCAGTAGCAATCAAAGCTTAAGGTTATTACAGACAAAGAATGATTTACAACGGAGTAAAAGGGAAGTAAATAACTTTAAGCAAAGCTTACAGAAGGCAGAACAAGTAATGCAAAGTGAAAAAGAACGGGAAACTAAATTGAGAGAAGTTAGCAAGAAATTTTCTGCTCTCTTTGTTGGTCTAATGTTAAAGGAAATGCGAAAGACGATTCCGAAGTCTGGATATTTAAATGGTGGATTAAAGGAAGATATATTTAGAGAAAGATTGGATCAGAAGTATGCACAGGAGATTTCTCGTTCTCAGCAGTTGGATATGGCTGAAGTACTCTATAAACAGTTAAACCAAAAAATAGAGTAG
- a CDS encoding SpoIVB peptidase S55 domain-containing protein — protein MYKRWFIVIGLVISLLISLPALATNKPIKRNIMPVNQVKRDMTGIGKTVISGTKIEEFNVKVLGILKNQKVNQDLILVKVSGDLIEETGGIAAGMSGSPVYIDGKLIGAIGYGWQLTEHKIGMVTPIEDMINIWKLDKINNKKTAFLSDPIKVAGQVKTKVRFMNKEPRKITEQADNELLAYPAKTPLLVNGLGRGALDYLSNELQDYGLKPVQGGGVTQSQKKKIDDELKPGSAIAVQLVRGDIDVSAIGTLTYKEDDRVLGFGHRFMNKGESNYFLSSAYIHQMIKSLEMPFKLGAPLNLKGIITQDRTAGVGGKVGEFPKVVPLEVKVTDQDLNRTRDINVQLVRDEDLIQPLAGSVVYQAISSTIDRQGGGTAEVEMEIMANNLDEKIIKRKNIFYNRGDVAAVALNDFLKGLALITQNPFQKINLIDIKLNIKIKEEPQVALIEEVNFSQQKVKPGEEIEFKVKLRPYRKESIVEKYSFKVPENIDAGKVNIEIIGGREANFTSQQEVTKEETEYGHGKNETFKDLEEVIDTFKEQKINSELVIRVYPSYEEEAIPVSGDNNSKQSQISHQRKELSSKASDNIENEGSNVKANEEIFEESFSTNYILEGRVDTELEIQPKDKNKSKDKEGKKVTKPQVKNKDKVKSGHKS, from the coding sequence TTGTATAAACGGTGGTTTATAGTAATTGGATTAGTAATTTCTCTTTTAATTTCATTACCGGCTTTAGCAACAAATAAACCCATTAAGCGTAATATTATGCCTGTTAATCAAGTTAAAAGAGATATGACAGGGATTGGTAAGACGGTAATTTCTGGGACAAAGATAGAAGAGTTTAACGTTAAAGTATTAGGTATTTTAAAGAATCAAAAGGTTAATCAAGATTTGATTTTAGTTAAAGTTAGTGGTGATCTGATCGAAGAGACTGGAGGAATAGCCGCTGGAATGAGTGGTAGCCCAGTCTATATTGATGGTAAATTAATTGGAGCCATTGGTTATGGTTGGCAATTAACGGAACATAAGATTGGTATGGTAACTCCTATTGAAGATATGATTAATATTTGGAAGTTAGATAAGATTAATAATAAAAAGACGGCTTTCTTATCAGATCCAATAAAAGTTGCTGGCCAAGTAAAGACTAAAGTTCGGTTTATGAATAAAGAACCTAGAAAGATAACAGAGCAAGCAGATAACGAGTTATTAGCTTATCCTGCTAAGACACCACTATTAGTAAATGGTTTAGGAAGAGGGGCCTTAGATTACTTGAGTAATGAACTGCAGGATTATGGTTTAAAACCGGTTCAAGGTGGTGGAGTAACTCAAAGTCAAAAAAAGAAAATAGATGATGAATTAAAACCTGGTAGTGCTATAGCAGTTCAATTAGTTCGAGGAGATATTGATGTTTCAGCAATTGGAACTTTAACTTATAAGGAAGATGACCGGGTTTTAGGATTTGGTCATAGATTTATGAATAAAGGTGAGAGTAATTACTTCTTATCTTCTGCTTATATTCATCAAATGATTAAAAGTTTAGAGATGCCTTTTAAATTAGGTGCTCCTTTGAATTTAAAAGGAATCATTACTCAAGATCGTACTGCAGGAGTAGGAGGTAAAGTAGGAGAGTTTCCTAAAGTTGTCCCTTTAGAAGTAAAAGTGACGGATCAAGACTTGAATAGGACGAGAGATATTAATGTACAATTAGTTAGAGATGAAGATTTAATTCAACCTTTAGCAGGTTCAGTAGTTTATCAAGCTATTAGTAGCACTATTGATAGGCAAGGAGGAGGAACTGCTGAAGTTGAAATGGAAATTATGGCGAATAACTTAGATGAAAAAATAATTAAAAGAAAGAATATATTTTATAATCGTGGTGATGTAGCCGCTGTTGCTTTAAATGATTTTTTAAAAGGTTTAGCTCTAATTACTCAAAATCCATTTCAAAAGATTAATTTAATTGATATTAAATTAAATATTAAGATTAAAGAGGAACCACAAGTTGCTTTAATAGAAGAAGTTAATTTTTCACAACAAAAAGTTAAACCAGGGGAAGAAATAGAATTCAAGGTTAAGCTAAGACCATATAGAAAAGAATCTATAGTTGAAAAATATAGCTTTAAAGTTCCCGAAAATATTGATGCAGGGAAAGTTAATATAGAAATAATTGGAGGTCGTGAGGCAAACTTTACTTCTCAACAAGAGGTTACAAAAGAAGAAACTGAGTATGGTCATGGTAAAAACGAGACATTTAAAGATTTAGAAGAAGTAATTGACACTTTTAAAGAACAAAAGATTAATAGCGAATTGGTAATCAGGGTTTATCCAAGTTATGAGGAAGAGGCAATACCAGTTAGTGGTGATAATAATTCAAAACAGAGTCAGATTTCTCACCAAAGAAAAGAGCTATCCTCTAAAGCAAGTGATAATATTGAAAATGAAGGTAGTAATGTTAAGGCTAATGAAGAAATATTTGAAGAATCATTTTCTACTAACTACATTTTAGAAGGTAGAGTGGATACGGAATTAGAGATTCAACCTAAGGATAAGAATAAATCTAAAGACAAAGAAGGTAAAAAGGTAACCAAACCTCAAGTCAAAAATAAAGATAAGGTTAAGAGTGGGCATAAAAGTTAA